Proteins from one Triticum aestivum cultivar Chinese Spring chromosome 7A, IWGSC CS RefSeq v2.1, whole genome shotgun sequence genomic window:
- the LOC123150306 gene encoding uncharacterized protein, which translates to MADSGEQNGNGHAPAAAGNAPVEPQQQQPAGADEAELVWKLRKYLVLMAILVAAITFQAGLAPPGGVWQESNKGRVASDIVMRSSYPRRYHVFFYCNTTAFGASLMVLILLLVRKVSRNPVWLRALQFAMILGLLGLMGAYAAGSCREVRASVYIWVLLLAIFAYVTLHVVFFKHLAPEGLRKFLSGVKKRWKGTLGHIFNSSKPDKQKASNAERVADDGVNSINIEEPERNGSSEQVLAAAAAEEEEEKKKKEKEAADKKREEEVEHLERNRSSLLVLATLAATVTYVAGLSPPGGFWSDDNNNHIPGDPVLRDHYPRRFKAFFYCNATAFAGSLVIIIMLLSQTALDHVVKSNALRMCVLVSLFGLMGAYAAGSCREVHTSIYVFALVGAVFLYLIIKFIGPAVPKPGGVGNTITRLEEKWDKLLKKLKDFFMTPSERDQPPQSNNSNSSNTDDPAKDGLQKLHTYLLLLGILAATVTYQAGLNPPGGFWTDSTDEHTAGDPILEVISPKRYKAFFYCNATAFVASLVIIILLQSQQITLHAMKRNVLQTAMAVVLFGLMGAYVAGSSRKFSTSIYVFILVLLVFAYVALHTIYVPRILKAPVKKLIEDIEASIPESSQNLGPSELATEEKDLQKRRKFLMLLAILAASITYQTGISPPGGFWTDNNGHRAGNSVFRDEFRNRYRVFFYFNATAFMASLAVILLLVSKRLCDRGLKCYALRTCVLVDLISLMGAFAAGSCRKVSTSAYVILVIVAVFVYVMIQVMVLVYAKDKVNKLMVWMFKGQMASYKILEHQDTSTDRKRSTREHKWRKDLMMIGTLAITVTYQAGLLPPGGVWPDDRDGHFAGDPILHDTNLTRYKVFFYCNATAFMASMVMVSLLLNNTISKYKRSLLVMKTAMVLGLLGLLGAYAAGSCRKFKTSAYIFALVIAVIIYIVIHVLLSFDEVARLVKEKWEKWVGCLQNSFGCN; encoded by the coding sequence ATGGCGGATTCCGGGGAGCAGAACGGCAATGGCCATGCCCCTGCAGCTGCCGGCAACGCTCCCGTcgagccgcagcagcagcagccagccGGCGCCGACGAGGCCGAGCTCGTGTGGAAGCTGAGGAAGTACCTGGTGCTGATGGCCATCCTTGTGGCGGCCATCACGTTCCAGGCGGGGCTGGCCCCGCCGGGCGGCGTCTGGCAGGAGAGCAACAAGGGCCGCGTCGCCAGCGACATCGTGATGAGGTCCAGCTACCCCAGGCGGTACCACGTCTTCTTCTACTGCAACACGACGGCGTTCGGGGCCTCGCTCATGGTGCTCATACTGCTCCTGGTGAGGAAGGTGAGCCGGAATCCGGTCTGGCTCCGCGCGCTTCAGTTCGCCATGATCCTGGGCTTGCTGGGGCTCATGGGGGCCTACGCCGCTGGGAGCTGCAGGGAGGTGAGGGCCTCTGTTTACATCTGGGTGTTACTCCTTGCCATCTTCGCCTATGTCACACTCCATGTGGTGTTCTTCAAGCACCTGGCACCTGAGGGGCTGCGGAAATTTCTATCCGGTGTCAAGAAACGTTGGAAGGGAACTCTGGGGCACATTTTTAATTCGTCAAAACCAGATAAGCAAAAGGCTTCAAATGCAGAGAGGGTAGCCGATGATGGAGTGAATTCAATTAACATAGAAGAACCTGAAAGAAATGGCAGCTCCGAGCAGGTtcttgcagcagcagcagcagaagaagaagaagagaagaagaaaaaggagaaagaGGCTGCAGACaagaagagagaggaagaagtggaACATCTTGAAAGAAATCGCAGCTCCTTGCTGGTTCTTGCCACACTGGCAGCAACCGTGACTTATGTCGCAGGGCTAAGTCCTCCAGGTGGCTTCTGGTCTGATGATAACAATAACCACATTCCTGGTGACCCGGTGCTGCGAGATCACTACCCACGCCGATTCAAGGCCTTCTTCTATTGCAATGCCACTGCTTTTGCTGGAtcactcgtcatcatcatcatgctCCTCAGTCAAACAGCGTTGGATCATGTTGTCAAGTCAAATGCTCTGCGGATGTGTGTGCTAGTTAGCCTCTTTGGGCTTATGGGGGCATATGCTGCCGGAAGTTGCAGGGAGGTCCATACATCTATCTATGTCTTTGCACTTGTTGGCGCAGTCTTTCTCTACCTCATCATTAAGTTTATTGGACCTGCTGTGCCCAAGCCGGGGGGTGTAGGAAACACCATCACACGTCTGGAAGAGAAGTGGGATAAACTGCTTAAGAAGCTGAAAGATTTCTTCATGACCCCGTCAGAACGTGACCAACCGCCTCAATCCAACAACAGCAACAGCTCAAACACTGATGATCCTGCTAAGGATGGTCTACAGAAGTTGCACACATACCTTCTATTGCTTGGCATCCTTGCTGCCACAGTCACCTACCAAGCTGGGCTGAATCCACCAGGAGGCTTTTGGACAGATAGTACTGATGAGCATACTGCTGGTGATCCAATTTTGGAGGTCATCAGTCCCAAGCGCTACAAGGCATTCTTCTATTGCAACGCCACAGCATTCGTAGCCTCTTTGGTTATCATCATCCTGCTCCAGAGTCAGCAGATTACCCTTCATGCCATGAAGCGTAATGTACTGCAAACAGCGATGGCAGTGGTTCTCTTTGGTCTCATGGGAGCCTATGTTGCTGGAAGCAGCAGGAAGTTCTCAACATCCATTTATGTGTTCATTCTAGTGCTCCTGGTTTTCGCCTATGTGGCACTTCATACTATATATGTACCTCGCATTCTCAAGGCACCAGTGAAGAAGTTAATAGAGGATATAGAGGCTTCCATACCAGAATCCTCCCAAAATCTTGGTCCTTCTGAACTTGCTACTGAAGAAAAAGATTTGCAGAAGAGGCGCAAGTTTCTGATGTTGCtcgcaattctagcagcttctatCACATACCAAACTGGCATAAGCCCACCAGGTGGCTTTTGGACTGACAACAACGGCCACCGAGCAGGTAACTCGGTGTTTCGTGACGAGTTCCGAAACCGTTATAGGGTGTTCTTCTACTTCAATGCCACTGCTTTCATGGCGTCCCTGGCCGTTATTCTGTTGCTTGTTAGCAAGAGGCTATGCGACAGAGGTCTGAAGTGCTATGCGCTGCGCACATGTGTACTGGTTGATCTTATCAGCCTCATGGGTGCTTTTGCCGCTGGAAGCTGCAGAAAAGTGTCAACATCTGCCTATGTCATTCTTGTCATTGTTGCTGTGTTTGTCTATGTCATGATTCAAGTCATGGTTCTAGTATATGCAAAAGACAAGGTGAATAAACTGATGGTGTGGATGTTCAAAGGACAAATGGCCAGCTATAAAATTTTAGAGCACCAAGATACATCTACGGATCGTAAGAGAAGCACACGGGAGCACAAATGGCGCAAAGATTTAATGATGATTGGGACTCTTGCAATCACTGTCACATACCAAGCTGGTCTGCTCCCGCCAGGAGGAGTTTGGCCTGATGACCGGGATGGCCATTTTGCAGGTGACCCAATCCTCCATGATACCAACTTAACACGGTACAAGGTATTCTTCTACTGCAACGCCACAGCATTCATGGCCTCAATGGTCATGGTCAGCCTCCTACTGAACAACACAATAAGCAAGTACAAGAGATCTCTTCTTGTTATGAAAACGGCAATGGTATTGGGATTGCTTGGTTTACTTGGGGCATATGCTGCGGGCAGCTGCAGGAAGTTTAAGACATCTGCGTACATTTTTGCACTTGTCATTGCCGTGATCATCTACATCGTCATTCATGTCTTATTGTCATTTGACGAAGTGGCAAGGTTAGTGAAGGAGAAGTGGGAAAAGTGGGTGGGATGTCTGCAAAATTCCTTCGGTTGCAACTGA